Proteins encoded together in one Lathyrus oleraceus cultivar Zhongwan6 chromosome 5, CAAS_Psat_ZW6_1.0, whole genome shotgun sequence window:
- the LOC127078552 gene encoding uncharacterized protein LOC127078552, which produces MSQHRNTSASKITKSTQKVSASSMDIPDDEILDVVPLSVIPCEALDLNHPMDASASACPNQGNISSIPSGSTPATNSKEDIHHTDRVIRNLVTRILNEGYSMKGVSTPLSKMYPSPEVEQHSEKNDDSSSSEKDMAVERLCSLEQIVSDKGKFMASKTANASHSEKHDDANDVIDLEDDRSDDQEDSLLYHLKPSVAKRMKTRKGRSVDELMSARKTKKTADGAAKWKFVIQRRVAVERELGKDAAKVKEVMDLIKAAGLLKTVAGFSQCYEGLVKEFIVNIPEDIADKNNKDFLRCL; this is translated from the exons atgtcacaacatcgAAATACTTCTGCTTCAAAAATTACTAAGTCTACTCAAAAGGTTAGCGCTTCTTCCATGGACATTCCCGATGATGAGATTCTGGATGTGGTTCCTCTATCAGTTATTCCCTGCGAGGCCCTTGATTtaaaccatcccatggatgccTCAGCTTCTGCATGCCCCAATCAAGGTAACATCTCTAGTATCCCTTCTGGCTCAACTCCTGCCACTAACTCTAAGGAAGATATACACCACACTGATCGTGTtataagaaacctagtcactagaatccttaatgaaggaTATTCTATGAAGGGAGTCTCTACTCCCCTGtctaaaatgtacccctctcctgaggttgaacaACATAGTGAGAAGAATGACGATTCCTCCAGTTCTGAGAAGGACATGGCTGTTGAAAGGTTGTGCTCTCTAGAGCAAATTGTGTCTGATAAAGGAAAATTTATGGCATCTAAAACTGCCAATGCTTCCCACTCTGAGAAGCATgatgatgcaaatgatgtgattgacctagaggatgataggtcTGATGATCAAGAGGATAGCTTACTTTATCACTTAAAGCCAAGTGTGGCTAAACGCATGAAGACTCGAAAAGGAAGATCTGTGGATGAACTTATGTCAGCTAGAAAAACTAAGAAGACTGCTG ATGGAGCtgccaagtggaaatttgtgattcaaagaaGGGTGGCTGTGGAAAGGGAGTTGGGAAAAGATGCTGCTAAAgtcaaggaggtcatggacctgataaAGGCTGCTGGGTTGTTAAAGACTGTGGCTGGGTTCTCTCAATGCTATGAGGGTTTagttaaggaattcattgtcaacatTCCTGAGGATATTGCTGATAAGAACAACAAGGATTTTTTAAGGTGTTTGTGA